The following are encoded together in the Planctomycetota bacterium genome:
- the ruvC gene encoding crossover junction endodeoxyribonuclease RuvC: MRILGIDPGLRRTGYACVKVDSRRAEPSLIEAGVLRIATTGPLHARLLQIRTELLEVLADLKPDHAAVESLFSHVKHAQTAIIMGHARGVLLATLAERRLEIAEFAPAEVKRAVTGRGNATKEQVRRAVMAQCGLRTLKGPHDASDAMAIALTAARRLSGPGKSR; encoded by the coding sequence ATGCGAATTCTTGGGATCGATCCCGGACTGCGCCGCACGGGATACGCCTGCGTCAAGGTCGATTCGCGCCGCGCCGAGCCGTCGCTGATTGAGGCCGGCGTGCTGCGCATCGCCACCACGGGTCCGCTGCACGCGCGGCTGCTGCAGATCCGCACCGAGCTGCTCGAGGTCCTTGCGGACTTGAAGCCCGACCACGCCGCGGTGGAAAGCCTCTTCAGCCATGTCAAGCACGCGCAGACCGCCATCATCATGGGCCATGCCCGCGGCGTATTGCTGGCCACGCTTGCGGAAAGGCGCCTGGAGATCGCCGAGTTCGCCCCCGCCGAAGTCAAGCGCGCCGTCACCGGCCGGGGCAATGCCACCAAGGAGCAGGTGCGCCGCGCCGTGATGGCGCAGTGCGGACTGCGCACGCTCAAGGGCCCGCACGACGCCAGCGACGCCATGGCGATCGCACTGACCGCGGCTCGCCGACTCTCGGGCCCGGGAAAGTCCCGCTAA
- a CDS encoding 2-oxo acid dehydrogenase subunit E2, whose translation MPISVTMPRLSDTMESGTIVRWNVKEGDAVKSGMVVADIETDKATMEMPVFDDGRISKLLVPAGQQVKVGTEIAIILEDGESDDAAPTARPVATAPAATPTAVRSAPAATSAARPGIPQAAPADIELDEELEVGGAKFRVSPVARRIAEQERVDLSGLKGSGPGGRIIKRDVLNALENLGSKPAAAKSSSMSTAAHATTGSLAVPVTPTARSTGLVMAGLQSTEVAVSSMRQTIAKRLVESKTTIPHYQVSMKFELDRLMALREQLNKDLAEQEIKLSVNDFIVRGCALSMAKHPYVNASWAGDRILMHQQVNIGVAVALDESKGGGLLVAVIRDVDRKSLRTISSDTKALSEKARTRGLSAEEMSESTFTVSNLGMFGVEHFTAIINPPNSAILACGAALKQPVVRGDELTIGYEMTATLSLDHRVIDGAMAARWLNTLKHLLENPATLLV comes from the coding sequence ATGCCCATCTCCGTCACCATGCCGCGGCTTTCGGACACCATGGAATCGGGCACGATTGTCCGTTGGAACGTGAAGGAGGGGGACGCGGTGAAGAGTGGAATGGTGGTCGCCGACATCGAGACCGACAAGGCCACCATGGAGATGCCGGTCTTCGACGACGGGCGCATCTCCAAGCTGCTGGTGCCCGCGGGGCAGCAGGTCAAGGTGGGCACCGAGATCGCGATCATTCTGGAAGATGGCGAGAGCGATGACGCGGCGCCGACGGCGCGGCCCGTCGCAACCGCCCCGGCCGCGACGCCAACCGCCGTGCGCAGCGCGCCCGCCGCAACCAGCGCGGCCCGGCCGGGGATTCCCCAAGCCGCTCCGGCGGACATCGAACTTGACGAGGAGCTTGAGGTGGGCGGCGCGAAGTTCCGGGTCAGCCCGGTGGCCCGCCGCATCGCCGAGCAGGAGCGCGTCGACCTTTCAGGCCTCAAGGGCTCGGGCCCCGGCGGCCGCATCATCAAGCGCGATGTGCTCAACGCATTGGAAAATCTCGGTTCCAAGCCCGCCGCGGCGAAGAGCTCCTCCATGTCGACCGCGGCGCACGCGACCACCGGATCCCTGGCCGTGCCGGTCACGCCGACCGCCCGATCGACGGGCCTGGTGATGGCGGGACTGCAGAGCACCGAGGTCGCCGTCAGCTCCATGCGGCAGACCATCGCCAAGCGACTGGTCGAGAGCAAGACCACCATTCCGCACTACCAGGTTTCGATGAAGTTTGAGCTCGACCGGCTGATGGCCCTGCGCGAGCAACTCAACAAGGATCTCGCCGAGCAGGAGATCAAGCTCTCGGTGAATGACTTCATCGTGCGCGGCTGCGCCCTGTCGATGGCCAAGCATCCCTACGTCAACGCCAGCTGGGCCGGCGACCGGATCCTCATGCATCAGCAGGTCAACATCGGCGTGGCCGTGGCCCTGGACGAGTCCAAGGGCGGCGGACTGCTGGTCGCGGTGATCCGCGATGTCGATCGCAAGAGCCTGCGCACCATCTCCAGCGACACCAAGGCGCTCTCGGAGAAGGCCCGCACCCGCGGCCTTTCGGCGGAGGAGATGTCGGAGAGCACCTTCACGGTCTCCAATCTGGGCATGTTCGGGGTGGAGCACTTCACCGCGATCATCAACCCGCCCAACTCGGCGATCCTCGCCTGCGGCGCGGCCCTGAAGCAGCCCGTGGTGCGCGGCGATGAGCTGACCATCGGCTACGAGATGACCGCGACGCTGTCGCTGGACCATCGCGTGATCGACGGGGCCATGGCGGCGCGCTGGCTGAACACGCTCAAGCACCTGCTGGAAAATCCGGCCACGCTGCTGGTGTGA
- the trpE gene encoding anthranilate synthase component I, with protein MSAGNLLIQCRRIPSDQLTPVLAYRRLVAPDDRNAPSFLLESVEQSGGIGRYSMLGARPAQEVIARENAVEVLRNGTLEKRLEAADPLQIPRQITADWKPFSRGAIPAAFHGGWVGFLSFDAVRWLEPKALSFKNAPRDDRHLPDMHMGLYLQVVVFDHATRTLDCVVARPLGEHGSEAAARTAADEAIENLKLELLRERPALPTGEIHIDLRVPPKPPARSSMSRAEFEGAVAKAKQAIVAGDAFQIVLSQRLERETAIDPFEIYRALRIVNPSPYQVYLQASGCILAASSPEILCRVRDRTVVSRPLAGTRPRGDTPELDTKLEAELRADEKERAEHIMLVDLGRNDLGRVCESGSVQVERCMDVERYSHVMHLSSTVTGELGMGLDAWDALRATLPVGTVSGAPKIRAIQIIDQLEPVRRGPYAGGIGVIGFDGSMDMAISLRTMVMPTNRKPGAPWTVHLQAGAGVVLDSDPATEWQETMSKAAGLGRAMDLAEDAFSGS; from the coding sequence ATGTCCGCCGGCAATCTTCTGATCCAGTGTCGGCGCATCCCCTCGGATCAGTTGACGCCGGTGCTTGCCTACCGGCGCCTGGTGGCACCGGACGATCGCAACGCGCCAAGTTTTCTCCTGGAGAGCGTGGAGCAGAGCGGGGGCATCGGCCGCTACTCCATGCTGGGAGCGCGGCCGGCGCAGGAAGTCATCGCCCGGGAAAATGCGGTTGAGGTGCTTCGAAATGGCACGCTGGAGAAGCGGCTTGAAGCCGCGGATCCGCTGCAGATTCCGCGGCAGATCACCGCGGACTGGAAGCCGTTTTCACGCGGCGCGATTCCGGCGGCCTTTCACGGTGGCTGGGTCGGGTTCCTCTCCTTCGACGCAGTGCGATGGCTCGAGCCCAAGGCCCTGAGTTTCAAGAATGCACCCAGGGACGACCGCCACCTTCCCGACATGCACATGGGCCTCTACCTTCAGGTCGTGGTGTTCGATCACGCCACGCGCACGCTCGACTGCGTGGTGGCCCGGCCTCTGGGCGAGCATGGATCGGAAGCCGCGGCGCGGACGGCGGCGGACGAGGCGATCGAGAACCTCAAGCTTGAACTGCTCCGCGAACGCCCCGCTTTGCCCACAGGCGAGATCCACATCGATCTCCGCGTCCCGCCCAAGCCGCCCGCGCGGAGTTCCATGAGCCGCGCCGAATTCGAAGGCGCCGTCGCGAAGGCCAAGCAGGCCATCGTTGCCGGCGACGCCTTCCAGATCGTTTTGTCGCAGCGGCTCGAGCGCGAAACCGCCATCGATCCCTTCGAGATCTACCGCGCCCTTCGCATCGTCAATCCAAGTCCCTATCAGGTCTACCTGCAGGCTTCCGGTTGCATTCTGGCGGCTTCAAGCCCCGAGATTCTCTGCCGCGTGCGCGACCGGACCGTGGTGAGCCGGCCGCTGGCGGGCACGCGCCCGCGCGGCGACACGCCGGAGCTCGACACGAAACTGGAGGCTGAACTGCGGGCCGACGAGAAGGAGCGCGCCGAGCACATCATGCTCGTCGACCTTGGCCGCAATGATCTCGGCCGCGTCTGCGAGTCGGGCTCGGTCCAGGTCGAGCGCTGCATGGATGTCGAGCGCTACAGCCACGTGATGCATCTCTCCTCGACCGTCACCGGCGAGCTGGGCATGGGGCTGGACGCCTGGGACGCGCTGCGGGCCACGCTGCCGGTGGGCACGGTCTCGGGCGCGCCCAAGATCCGCGCCATCCAGATCATCGACCAGCTTGAGCCGGTGCGCCGCGGCCCCTATGCGGGCGGCATCGGCGTGATTGGCTTCGACGGATCGATGGACATGGCGATCTCGCTGCGCACCATGGTCATGCCCACCAATCGAAAGCCTGGCGCGCCGTGGACCGTCCATCTGCAGGCGGGCGCGGGCGTGGTGCTCGACAGCGATCCCGCGACCGAGTGGCAGGAGACCATGTCCAAGGCCGCCGGCCTGGGCCGGGCCATGGATCTGGCCGAAGACGCATTTTCAGGAAGCTGA
- a CDS encoding PDZ domain-containing protein, with amino-acid sequence MKSPLRMLSMVALVTVVSASFALQTATNNVATWSDTAWDAARKADMDGFEKALATAPTSSQGSLKALQEAIVQHNAHKVEQEKVRQESIAKRRQEISDELAKGNLTKAMVAAANLKFLQDNEAWKGELKSEAIGKLQAQGQAKYLEALKDSDWLLAQEMLFRLRALHEDGGDAMEFKRLSDQLDDCGDRVQLLAEYAPKHLYDLRKKQNERLKAMEAMEPKSETKEADAKTEDPNDPEGDLTAKATEDFPEYNPALVDSWKDQLQGISLGMLKEALRKVATEHIESGGWQPLLEGGVENLKLLATTEECQESFPGLGDATKRAAWLATIDKVSARVAAATRESANGVLFREVINELLAANESTVGLPEEVVLHEFGDGAMGVLSRRFEDQYSALIWPESLRRFRQQVDGNFVGVGIMIRHDEKRDIQIINPLEGSPASRAGIKPNDRIIAVNGNSTTGWALNKAVDLITGPEGEVVTLSIRRADRPEPFDVALKRESIKIRSVNGWNKKSLSERGDPTWDWYVDPALGIGYVRLTSFNEDSFEDFLAALKEMRSERKLNGLVLDLRGNPGGLLSSAVDFCNLWVEEGELVSTENRFGIATSSKKAEANRAELKDLPVAVLVNQSSASASEILSGCLQAYDKTVIVGERSFGKGSVQEVNPLADRGKQAAVKITTQHYVLPPEAGQTHGRLVHKKPGSSDWGVNPDLLTKMTPEQMDKSTELRIKADTIPAADDPKAKPRPDPADLLTKGLDPQLEMALLAVRARVVKDTTATEVAGAPKVTKETASP; translated from the coding sequence ATGAAATCGCCTCTCCGCATGTTGTCGATGGTGGCCCTGGTCACCGTGGTCTCCGCTTCGTTCGCCCTTCAGACCGCGACCAACAACGTCGCCACGTGGAGCGACACGGCGTGGGACGCGGCCCGCAAGGCGGACATGGATGGTTTCGAAAAGGCGCTGGCGACCGCACCGACCAGCAGCCAGGGCTCGCTCAAAGCGCTGCAGGAAGCGATCGTCCAACACAACGCCCACAAGGTCGAGCAGGAAAAAGTCCGCCAGGAATCCATCGCCAAGCGCCGCCAGGAGATCAGCGACGAGCTTGCCAAAGGCAACCTCACCAAGGCCATGGTGGCCGCCGCCAATTTGAAATTCCTTCAGGACAACGAAGCCTGGAAGGGCGAGCTCAAGAGCGAAGCCATCGGCAAGCTTCAAGCCCAGGGCCAGGCCAAGTACCTGGAGGCGCTCAAGGATTCCGACTGGCTGCTCGCCCAGGAAATGCTCTTCCGCCTGCGGGCGCTGCACGAGGATGGCGGCGACGCGATGGAGTTCAAGCGTCTCAGCGACCAACTGGATGATTGCGGCGACCGCGTGCAGCTGCTTGCGGAGTACGCGCCCAAGCATCTCTACGACTTGCGCAAGAAGCAGAACGAACGACTGAAGGCGATGGAGGCGATGGAGCCCAAGAGCGAAACCAAGGAGGCTGACGCCAAGACCGAGGATCCCAACGATCCCGAGGGCGACCTGACCGCCAAGGCCACCGAGGATTTCCCCGAATACAACCCCGCGCTGGTGGACAGCTGGAAAGATCAGCTCCAGGGAATTTCGCTGGGGATGCTCAAGGAGGCGCTCCGCAAGGTTGCGACCGAGCACATCGAGAGTGGCGGATGGCAGCCACTGCTTGAGGGCGGCGTGGAAAACCTGAAGCTGCTGGCCACAACCGAGGAATGCCAGGAGAGCTTCCCGGGACTGGGCGACGCCACCAAGCGCGCCGCGTGGCTCGCAACGATCGACAAGGTTTCGGCCCGCGTCGCCGCGGCCACCCGCGAATCCGCCAACGGAGTCCTCTTCCGCGAGGTCATCAACGAACTGCTCGCGGCCAACGAGAGCACGGTCGGGCTGCCCGAGGAAGTCGTCCTGCATGAGTTCGGCGATGGGGCCATGGGCGTCCTCTCGCGGCGCTTCGAAGACCAGTATTCCGCCTTGATCTGGCCGGAGTCGCTGCGGCGCTTCCGCCAGCAGGTGGATGGCAACTTCGTCGGCGTCGGCATCATGATCCGCCACGACGAGAAGCGCGACATCCAGATCATCAATCCGCTCGAAGGTTCGCCCGCCTCGCGCGCCGGCATCAAGCCCAACGACCGCATCATCGCGGTCAACGGCAACAGCACCACGGGTTGGGCCCTGAACAAGGCCGTCGATCTGATCACCGGCCCGGAAGGGGAAGTGGTCACGCTTTCCATTCGTCGCGCCGATCGCCCTGAGCCCTTCGATGTCGCGTTGAAGCGCGAGAGCATCAAGATCCGCTCCGTGAATGGCTGGAACAAGAAGAGCCTGTCCGAGCGCGGCGATCCCACCTGGGATTGGTACGTGGATCCGGCGCTGGGCATCGGCTACGTTCGTCTGACCAGCTTCAACGAGGACAGCTTCGAGGATTTCCTGGCGGCCCTGAAGGAGATGCGCTCCGAGCGCAAGCTCAACGGGCTGGTCCTGGATCTGCGCGGCAATCCCGGCGGATTGCTCTCATCGGCGGTCGATTTCTGCAACCTCTGGGTCGAAGAGGGTGAGCTGGTCTCCACCGAGAATCGCTTCGGCATCGCCACCTCCAGCAAGAAGGCCGAGGCCAACCGCGCCGAGCTGAAGGATCTTCCGGTCGCCGTGCTGGTGAACCAGTCCTCGGCCAGCGCCAGCGAGATTCTCAGCGGCTGCCTGCAGGCCTATGACAAGACCGTCATCGTCGGCGAGCGCAGCTTCGGCAAGGGCAGCGTGCAGGAAGTCAATCCGCTGGCCGACCGCGGCAAGCAGGCGGCGGTGAAGATCACCACGCAGCACTATGTGCTTCCACCGGAGGCGGGCCAGACTCATGGACGTCTCGTTCACAAGAAGCCCGGCTCCAGCGATTGGGGCGTGAACCCGGACCTTTTGACCAAGATGACTCCGGAGCAGATGGACAAGTCCACCGAACTTCGAATCAAGGCGGACACGATTCCGGCGGCCGACGATCCAAAGGCCAAGCCGCGTCCTGATCCCGCCGATCTGCTGACCAAGGGCCTTGACCCGCAGCTCGAGATGGCCCTGCTGGCCGTTCGCGCCCGCGTGGTCAAGGACACCACCGCCACGGAAGTGGCGGGGGCACCCAAGGTCACCAAGGAAACCGCGAGCCCGTAA
- a CDS encoding alpha-ketoacid dehydrogenase subunit beta — protein MEFRDAIRDAMSEEMRRDARVMLIGEEVAEYNGAYKVSRGMLDEFGARRVIDTPISESGFAGMAIGAAMMGLRPVVEFMSWSFSLVAADPILNNAPKMLFMSGGQFGCPIVFRGNDGAGGQLGSTHSWCVEGLFSNVPGIKMAIPATPDDAKGLMKTAIRDDDPVFFLESERLLGLKGEVPVGEDVLVKFGEARVRRAGADCTIASWGRPVHFCLEAAEALAKEGISCEVIDLRTIRPLDIGAIVRSVKKTSNLVVVDQSWSFGSPGSEVAAQIHQRCFDDLDNHVHRVHTEDVPAPYAFNLEQEYLPNARKICEAVRSATYNA, from the coding sequence ATGGAATTCCGCGACGCCATCCGCGACGCCATGAGCGAGGAGATGCGCCGCGATGCGCGGGTCATGCTGATCGGCGAGGAAGTGGCCGAGTACAACGGCGCCTACAAGGTGAGCCGAGGCATGCTGGACGAGTTCGGCGCCCGCCGGGTCATCGACACGCCGATCTCCGAGAGCGGATTCGCCGGCATGGCGATCGGCGCCGCGATGATGGGGCTGCGCCCGGTGGTCGAGTTCATGAGTTGGTCCTTCAGCCTGGTCGCGGCGGATCCCATCCTCAACAACGCGCCGAAGATGCTCTTCATGAGCGGCGGGCAGTTCGGCTGCCCTATCGTCTTCCGCGGCAATGACGGAGCCGGCGGCCAGCTCGGCAGCACGCACAGTTGGTGCGTCGAGGGCCTCTTCTCCAACGTGCCCGGCATCAAGATGGCGATCCCCGCCACGCCCGACGACGCCAAGGGCTTGATGAAGACCGCGATCCGCGACGACGACCCGGTGTTCTTCCTGGAGAGCGAGCGACTGCTTGGCCTCAAGGGGGAAGTGCCCGTCGGCGAGGACGTGCTCGTGAAGTTTGGCGAGGCCCGAGTGCGCCGCGCCGGCGCCGATTGCACCATCGCCTCATGGGGCCGGCCCGTGCACTTCTGCCTGGAGGCCGCGGAGGCCCTGGCCAAGGAGGGCATTTCCTGCGAGGTGATCGACCTGCGCACCATCCGGCCTCTGGACATCGGTGCCATCGTGCGCTCGGTCAAGAAGACCTCCAACCTCGTCGTCGTCGACCAGTCGTGGAGCTTCGGCAGCCCGGGCTCCGAGGTCGCCGCCCAGATCCATCAGCGCTGCTTCGACGACCTGGACAACCACGTGCACCGCGTGCACACCGAGGACGTGCCCGCGCCCTACGCATTCAACCTGGAGCAGGAGTACCTGCCCAACGCCCGCAAGATCTGCGAGGCGGTCCGCAGCGCCACCTACAATGCCTGA
- the ftsH gene encoding ATP-dependent zinc metalloprotease FtsH, whose amino-acid sequence MSEPNSDPNTIAFASKKKPEKKLKKIDPPTPGSSGPPIKPRRQSVTWFTLGLLALLIWIVINGSSTRGRAFDTWQEFMVYAKEGKLEPKSVVILNDRIVAEVKPNTKGFAEQFGDKPAPVYVSIAPTAIEKYMKNLDEAGIPYRVDVGTSTFAQIAMTILPTLIILGILWFLLSRSMRNAGGGPGGMLGNFGRSKHRVSNKEMAHTTFADVAGIDEAKEEVSELVEFLKDPKRFQRLGGRIPRGVLLEGPPGCGKTLLAKAIAGEAEVPFFSISGSDFVEMFVGVGASRVRDLFKQAKDNSPCIIFLDEVDAVGRRRGGGFTTGGHDEREQTLNAILVEMDGFDANDQVIVIAATNRVDVLDPALTRPGRFDRTVGVQFPDVQGRRQILAVHAKKVKMGPDVNLERMARSTPMFSGADLAAIINEAAILATMLDKDFIEMTDMEEARDKIRFGRAKKSRRIEQQERVATAYHESGHAILQVLLPDADPLHKVTIIPRGQMLGVTFSLPEKDRYGFSRKYLLATMRVLCGGRIAEARQNGDVSSGAAMDIKMATAYARAMVLEWGMSERLGFVRYAGQDSRESFIPERDFSEDTAKMIDEEIRRLIDDAFKDAQRMVHDSWDKISALAEALLKYETLQVEDVQKIIRGEAFTPPTVVEMLSATTTPPVSPKPEPPAPDIGVMPSPA is encoded by the coding sequence ATGAGCGAACCCAACTCTGACCCGAACACGATCGCCTTCGCCTCGAAGAAGAAGCCGGAGAAGAAATTGAAGAAAATTGATCCACCCACTCCCGGCTCCTCCGGCCCGCCGATCAAGCCGCGCCGCCAAAGCGTGACCTGGTTCACCCTGGGATTGCTGGCGCTGCTCATTTGGATCGTCATCAACGGCAGCTCGACTCGCGGCAGGGCCTTTGACACTTGGCAGGAATTCATGGTGTACGCCAAGGAGGGCAAGCTGGAGCCCAAGTCGGTGGTGATCCTGAACGACCGAATCGTTGCGGAAGTGAAGCCGAACACCAAGGGCTTTGCCGAGCAGTTCGGCGACAAACCGGCTCCGGTGTACGTGTCCATTGCTCCCACGGCCATCGAGAAGTACATGAAGAACCTGGACGAGGCAGGGATTCCCTACCGCGTCGACGTGGGCACGAGCACCTTCGCGCAGATCGCCATGACGATCCTGCCGACGCTGATCATCCTCGGCATTCTCTGGTTCCTGCTCTCGCGCAGCATGCGCAACGCGGGGGGCGGACCCGGCGGCATGCTGGGCAATTTCGGCCGCAGCAAGCACCGCGTCAGCAACAAGGAGATGGCCCACACCACTTTCGCGGATGTGGCCGGCATCGACGAGGCCAAGGAGGAAGTTTCCGAGCTCGTCGAGTTCCTCAAGGATCCCAAGCGATTCCAGCGCCTCGGTGGGCGCATTCCCCGCGGCGTGCTGCTGGAAGGACCTCCCGGCTGCGGCAAGACGCTGCTGGCCAAGGCCATCGCCGGTGAGGCCGAGGTGCCCTTCTTCTCGATCTCGGGAAGCGATTTTGTGGAGATGTTCGTGGGCGTCGGCGCCAGCCGCGTGCGCGATCTCTTCAAGCAGGCCAAGGACAATTCTCCGTGCATCATCTTCCTGGACGAGGTGGACGCCGTCGGCCGCAGGCGCGGCGGCGGATTCACCACCGGCGGCCACGACGAGCGCGAGCAGACCCTCAACGCGATCCTGGTCGAGATGGACGGCTTCGACGCCAATGACCAGGTCATCGTGATCGCGGCCACCAATCGCGTGGACGTGCTCGACCCGGCGCTGACGCGGCCCGGCCGCTTTGACCGCACCGTGGGCGTGCAGTTTCCCGACGTGCAGGGACGCCGGCAGATTCTCGCCGTGCACGCCAAGAAGGTGAAGATGGGTCCGGACGTCAACCTGGAGCGCATGGCCCGCAGCACGCCGATGTTCAGCGGCGCCGACCTGGCCGCCATCATCAACGAGGCCGCGATCCTGGCCACCATGCTCGACAAGGACTTCATCGAGATGACCGACATGGAAGAGGCCCGCGACAAGATCCGCTTCGGCCGCGCCAAGAAGAGCCGGCGCATCGAGCAGCAGGAGCGCGTTGCCACCGCCTATCACGAGTCGGGCCACGCCATCCTGCAGGTGCTGCTGCCCGACGCCGATCCCCTGCACAAGGTCACCATCATTCCGCGCGGGCAGATGCTGGGCGTCACTTTCAGTTTGCCCGAAAAGGACCGCTACGGATTCTCGAGGAAGTACCTGCTGGCGACCATGCGCGTGCTCTGCGGCGGTCGCATCGCCGAGGCCCGCCAGAACGGCGACGTCTCCAGCGGCGCCGCGATGGACATCAAGATGGCGACCGCCTACGCGCGGGCCATGGTGCTCGAGTGGGGCATGAGCGAGCGGCTCGGCTTCGTGCGCTACGCGGGACAGGATTCGCGCGAATCGTTCATTCCCGAGCGCGACTTTTCCGAGGACACCGCCAAGATGATCGACGAGGAGATCCGCCGCCTGATCGACGACGCCTTCAAGGATGCTCAGCGGATGGTGCACGACTCCTGGGACAAGATTTCGGCGCTGGCCGAGGCCCTGCTGAAATACGAGACCCTTCAGGTCGAGGACGTGCAGAAGATCATCCGCGGCGAGGCCTTCACTCCGCCGACCGTGGTCGAGATGCTCTCCGCGACGACCACGCCCCCCGTGTCACCAAAGCCCGAGCCGCCGGCCCCCGACATCGGCGTGATGCCCAGCCCCGCCTGA
- the pdhA gene encoding pyruvate dehydrogenase (acetyl-transferring) E1 component subunit alpha, with product MPTPTTDGKPSHDVHGGLPVPRRAANRPAPAAELLRAWYRELVLIREFEIRCMQAYQDKKIGGFCHVYIGQEAVAVGCVAALKPEDPLVTAYRDHGHALARGMTARACMAEMFGRVDGCAKGKGGSMHMFDKANNLFGGHGIVGAQTPLGAGLAFATKYQDEVINKGKSSRVTMCFLGDGALNQGSFHEALNLAGLMDLPVVYVVENNGYSMGTSIHRGTTQSHDLSSKALGYGIDASVIDGMNLLEVYHGMKDVVEKCRERSRPAFVDMRCYRYKGHSMSDPRKYRTRDEEEVWEQGDPIGIFEKYVLEQGAMTHDQIKAAQKDVKTEVRDAVQFADQSPVPPLTDLYHDVYREPWGRYTGTSEPQMYGGAQNPPTFRATREGEDLL from the coding sequence ATGCCCACGCCCACCACCGACGGCAAACCTTCCCACGATGTTCACGGCGGACTGCCCGTCCCGCGCCGCGCGGCGAATCGGCCCGCGCCCGCCGCGGAATTGCTGCGCGCCTGGTACCGCGAGCTGGTGCTGATTCGCGAATTCGAGATCCGCTGCATGCAGGCCTATCAGGACAAGAAGATCGGCGGCTTCTGCCACGTCTATATCGGGCAGGAGGCGGTCGCGGTCGGCTGCGTCGCCGCCTTGAAGCCGGAGGATCCGCTGGTCACAGCCTACCGGGATCACGGCCATGCGCTGGCCCGAGGCATGACCGCCCGCGCCTGCATGGCGGAAATGTTCGGCCGCGTCGACGGCTGCGCCAAGGGCAAGGGCGGCTCGATGCACATGTTCGACAAGGCCAACAATCTCTTCGGCGGGCATGGCATCGTCGGGGCCCAGACGCCGCTCGGCGCCGGGCTCGCCTTCGCCACCAAGTACCAGGACGAGGTCATCAACAAGGGCAAATCCTCGCGGGTCACGATGTGCTTCCTGGGCGACGGCGCCTTGAACCAGGGCTCTTTCCACGAGGCGCTGAACCTGGCGGGCCTGATGGACCTGCCGGTGGTCTACGTGGTGGAGAACAATGGCTACTCGATGGGGACCAGCATCCACCGCGGCACCACGCAAAGCCACGACCTCTCCTCCAAGGCGCTGGGCTACGGCATCGACGCCTCGGTCATCGACGGCATGAATCTGCTTGAGGTCTACCACGGCATGAAGGATGTCGTCGAGAAGTGCCGCGAGCGCAGCAGACCCGCCTTCGTCGACATGCGCTGCTACCGCTACAAGGGCCACTCGATGAGCGATCCGCGCAAGTACCGCACCCGCGACGAGGAGGAAGTCTGGGAGCAGGGCGACCCGATCGGCATCTTCGAGAAATATGTGCTTGAGCAGGGGGCGATGACCCACGACCAGATCAAGGCAGCCCAGAAGGACGTCAAGACCGAAGTGCGCGACGCCGTGCAGTTCGCCGACCAGAGCCCCGTGCCTCCGTTGACTGATCTTTATCACGATGTCTACCGCGAGCCCTGGGGCCGCTACACCGGCACGAGCGAACCGCAGATGTATGGCGGCGCCCAGAATCCGCCCACCTTCCGCGCCACCCGCGAGGGGGAGGACCTGCTGTGA